The archaeon BMS3Bbin15 genome window below encodes:
- the hemL gene encoding glutamate-1-semialdehyde 2,1-aminomutase, which yields MKSEELFNEARNYLVGGVNSPVRAMKPYPFFTVRGEGSRLYDVDNKSYIDYCLAYGPLILGHAHPKVVEAVREQMKKGSAYGTPTELEIELARRIVKAVPSAEMVRFVNTGTEATMGAIRLARGYTGRKKIIKFEGAFHGAHDYVLVKAGSGATTHGVATSAGIPEETIKNTLLAPFNSKDAIERLVSENKDEIAAIILEPVIGNAGCILPEDGYLKFLREITSENGIMLIFDEVITGFRISYGGAQEYFGVKPDITTLGKIAGGGLPLGIITASKEIMENFSPIGRVYQAGTFNGNPLSMASGIAALSELEDGRVYEKINSLTHKLTSGLKDITSDLGIDTKIYSIASMYQMYIIDEEVYDYTTALKARTEDFLEYEKAMLKRGVFIPPSQFECNFISYAHSQRDIEETLEKAEEALKVLR from the coding sequence ATGAAATCTGAAGAGCTTTTTAATGAGGCAAGAAATTATCTTGTTGGTGGAGTCAACTCTCCTGTCAGGGCTATGAAGCCCTACCCATTTTTCACAGTCCGTGGAGAGGGCTCAAGGCTATATGATGTGGATAATAAAAGTTATATAGACTACTGCCTTGCCTATGGGCCTTTAATTCTTGGCCATGCCCATCCAAAAGTTGTGGAAGCTGTCAGAGAGCAGATGAAAAAGGGTTCGGCCTATGGTACACCCACAGAACTCGAAATTGAACTTGCAAGGAGGATAGTGAAAGCCGTACCGAGTGCAGAGATGGTGCGCTTTGTAAATACGGGTACAGAGGCTACCATGGGTGCAATCAGACTGGCAAGAGGATACACTGGCAGAAAGAAGATAATAAAATTTGAGGGAGCTTTTCACGGTGCACATGATTATGTTCTTGTAAAAGCTGGAAGTGGAGCAACAACACATGGTGTGGCAACAAGCGCAGGGATACCTGAAGAAACAATAAAGAATACACTTCTTGCTCCTTTCAACAGTAAAGATGCTATTGAAAGGCTTGTTAGCGAGAATAAAGATGAGATTGCAGCCATAATCCTCGAGCCAGTAATAGGCAATGCAGGCTGCATTTTACCCGAAGATGGCTACCTTAAATTTCTCAGGGAGATAACTTCTGAGAATGGAATAATGCTAATCTTTGATGAGGTGATTACAGGCTTCCGCATCAGCTATGGCGGTGCCCAGGAGTACTTTGGAGTTAAGCCAGATATAACAACACTGGGGAAGATTGCAGGAGGAGGCCTGCCCCTTGGAATTATAACTGCCTCAAAGGAAATTATGGAAAACTTCTCACCTATTGGCAGGGTTTATCAGGCAGGAACATTCAACGGCAACCCTCTCAGTATGGCTTCTGGAATTGCAGCTCTATCAGAACTTGAAGATGGAAGAGTGTATGAGAAGATAAACTCCCTCACTCATAAGCTCACCTCTGGCCTGAAGGATATAACCTCAGACCTCGGGATTGATACAAAGATTTACTCAATAGCAAGCATGTACCAGATGTATATTATAGATGAGGAGGTTTATGATTATACAACAGCTTTGAAGGCAAGGACAGAGGATTTTCTTGAATATGAGAAGGCAATGCTGAAGAGGGGAGTCTTTATACCACCTTCCCAGTTTGAATGCAACTTTATAAGCTATGCTCACAGCCAGAGAGATATCGAAGAAACCCTTGAGAAGGCAGAAGAGGCTCTGAAGGTCTTAAGATGA
- the hemB gene encoding delta-aminolevulinic acid dehydratase, translating into MFPKRRMRRLRKTEKIRDIVKETSVNKNDLVYPVFIDENIKNRVEISSMPGQFRIPLHEVRDEVLEIVSLGVPAVILFGIPRYKDDIGSEAYNQEGIIQRAIEEIKDEVGKELVVATDVCLCEYTSHGHCGIVEGGEVLNDPTLDLLAKEALSHAEAGADIVAPSDMMDGRVKAIRETLEDGGYQDTIIMSYSAKYASSFYWPFREAAESTPSFGDRKSYQMDPANINEALQEVYLDLQEGADIVMVKPALSYLDIITRVKERFKVPTAAYNVSGEYAMVKAASQLDNVDEKAIVFEILTSIKRAGADIVVTYHAKDVAKWLNEGD; encoded by the coding sequence ATGTTTCCAAAAAGAAGAATGCGCAGGTTAAGGAAAACAGAAAAAATAAGAGATATTGTGAAGGAAACCAGTGTGAATAAGAATGACCTGGTTTATCCAGTGTTTATTGATGAGAATATAAAAAACAGAGTTGAAATATCTTCTATGCCCGGCCAGTTCCGTATTCCTCTCCATGAGGTTAGAGATGAAGTTCTTGAGATTGTGAGCCTTGGCGTCCCTGCAGTAATTCTATTTGGAATCCCGAGATATAAGGACGATATCGGAAGTGAAGCCTATAATCAGGAAGGAATAATTCAGAGAGCAATTGAAGAGATTAAGGATGAAGTTGGAAAAGAGCTTGTGGTGGCTACAGACGTGTGCCTGTGTGAATATACATCACATGGCCACTGTGGTATAGTTGAAGGCGGAGAAGTGCTCAATGACCCCACTCTGGATTTACTAGCAAAAGAAGCTCTCAGTCATGCTGAGGCAGGAGCTGATATTGTAGCACCCAGCGACATGATGGATGGCAGGGTTAAAGCAATAAGGGAAACCCTCGAGGATGGAGGGTATCAGGATACGATTATAATGAGCTATTCAGCAAAGTATGCCTCTTCTTTCTATTGGCCTTTCAGAGAGGCTGCTGAATCAACACCTTCCTTTGGAGACAGAAAGAGCTATCAGATGGACCCGGCAAATATCAACGAGGCACTGCAGGAGGTATATCTTGACCTTCAGGAGGGTGCAGATATAGTTATGGTTAAGCCAGCTCTGAGCTACCTGGATATTATAACACGTGTAAAGGAGCGCTTCAAAGTTCCAACTGCAGCTTACAATGTGAGCGGGGAGTATGCAATGGTAAAGGCAGCTTCACAGCTTGATAATGTGGATGAAAAGGCTATTGTTTTTGAGATTCTCACATCAATAAAGAGAGCAGGAGCAGATATTGTTGTAACCTATCATGCCAAAGATGTTGCCAAATGGCTTAATGAGGGAGATTAG
- the hemA_1 gene encoding glutamyl-tRNA reductase, with the protein MHTLNIRVTHHTADVETLEAFAFPDIKKALLDIHSLRSVKEVVVIQTCNRVEIFAAAEDIQLAHHDIIDYLMNDIIQRMKVRQGSMHSHEVEQEELPDLLVKHVVDFSAKLHDAMQVDYHIDALLHLLRLTSGVESMIIGEDQIIGQVRDSFRFSRALNTVGPFFENIFTKALHVGQVVRHRTNINNGAVSIGSAAVELGSEVLGGLEGKVALLIGMGEMGTLVSRALAEQKLKKLVVINRTYSKALKVSEELGGEALKFENLKEGIKESDLIVTATSSQEPIITGKLLEETFEDRDEPLVIIDVAIPRDVSDNVEELKFVKAFNIDGLRAIAEKNRKAREKEIVKVEEIIEEDLKLLVKQIYRIDVEDLVCKIFMDAEIIRNREVEKALKMLDNLGGREKKIIDDLTRVIVKRTLTPIASSIRESAESGDQEAIKVAENWFGMGLNGKEY; encoded by the coding sequence ATGCACACACTGAATATAAGAGTAACCCACCATACTGCAGATGTTGAAACTCTTGAAGCCTTTGCATTTCCTGATATTAAGAAGGCTTTATTGGATATCCATTCTCTACGCTCTGTTAAAGAAGTTGTGGTGATACAGACCTGCAACAGAGTTGAAATTTTTGCTGCTGCTGAGGATATACAGCTTGCCCACCATGACATAATCGATTATCTCATGAATGATATTATACAGAGGATGAAAGTCAGGCAAGGTAGTATGCACAGTCATGAAGTTGAACAGGAAGAGCTCCCGGACCTTCTTGTAAAACATGTTGTTGACTTTTCCGCAAAATTACATGATGCAATGCAGGTAGACTATCATATTGATGCTCTTCTCCATCTTCTGAGACTTACATCAGGCGTTGAAAGTATGATTATCGGTGAAGACCAGATTATTGGCCAGGTTAGAGATTCCTTCAGATTTTCCAGAGCACTTAACACAGTAGGCCCATTTTTTGAAAATATTTTCACAAAGGCTCTCCATGTGGGCCAGGTTGTGAGACACAGAACAAATATAAATAATGGTGCGGTTTCTATTGGCAGTGCAGCTGTCGAACTTGGTAGTGAAGTTCTTGGCGGTCTGGAAGGAAAAGTAGCTCTGCTCATTGGAATGGGTGAAATGGGTACCCTTGTTTCCAGGGCACTGGCAGAGCAAAAACTGAAAAAGCTTGTTGTGATAAACAGGACATACTCAAAGGCTTTAAAAGTATCCGAAGAACTCGGAGGTGAGGCTTTAAAATTTGAAAATCTCAAAGAAGGGATAAAAGAAAGCGACCTGATAGTCACTGCCACAAGCTCACAGGAGCCTATAATTACCGGGAAATTACTTGAAGAAACTTTTGAAGATAGAGATGAACCCCTTGTTATAATAGATGTTGCAATTCCGAGGGATGTTAGCGACAATGTTGAAGAGTTAAAATTTGTTAAAGCCTTCAATATAGATGGACTGAGGGCTATAGCTGAAAAGAACAGAAAGGCAAGAGAGAAGGAAATTGTGAAGGTCGAAGAGATAATTGAGGAGGACCTCAAACTTCTTGTGAAGCAGATATATAGAATTGATGTGGAAGACCTGGTATGCAAGATATTCATGGATGCCGAGATTATAAGAAACAGAGAGGTTGAAAAGGCATTGAAAATGCTTGATAACCTTGGAGGGAGAGAGAAAAAGATAATTGATGACCTTACAAGAGTGATAGTTAAGAGAACACTTACACCCATTGCTTCAAGTATAAGAGAATCTGCAGAATCTGGAGACCAGGAAGCAATAAAAGTGGCTGAAAACTGGTTTGGTATGGGCCTAAATGGAAAGGAGTATTAG
- the cysG gene encoding siroheme synthase, with protein sequence MLSVILNIKNRKCVVFGAGRVAERRIKKLIRAGAEVTVISEHFTSSIKNIKSVKIVKKKVEPSDLKNYIEKYNIILALTSSEELNDAIEREAKRQNKLVNRADKSGNIIFPAVIEKDGLVISVSTLGRAPAAARLIKEKIKKTLAQEDILLIEFNEFLRERLMECINSQRERQKLIYKIISRGDISENLKKGDITKARSIAIKILEELECTH encoded by the coding sequence ATGCTTTCGGTAATATTAAACATTAAAAACAGAAAATGTGTTGTTTTTGGCGCAGGCAGGGTTGCTGAGAGGCGAATAAAGAAGCTTATCAGAGCAGGGGCAGAAGTAACTGTGATAAGTGAGCACTTCACTTCCAGTATAAAAAATATAAAAAGTGTAAAAATAGTAAAGAAGAAAGTTGAGCCCTCTGATTTGAAGAACTATATTGAAAAATATAATATTATTCTTGCACTGACAAGTTCTGAAGAGCTGAATGATGCAATAGAGAGAGAAGCAAAAAGACAGAATAAGCTTGTTAACAGAGCAGATAAGTCAGGTAATATAATATTTCCTGCTGTCATTGAGAAGGATGGGCTTGTAATATCTGTCTCAACCCTCGGCAGGGCACCTGCCGCAGCAAGATTGATAAAAGAAAAAATTAAAAAAACTCTGGCACAAGAAGATATTCTCTTGATAGAATTTAATGAATTTCTTAGAGAGAGACTGATGGAATGTATAAATTCTCAGAGGGAAAGACAGAAGCTGATATATAAGATAATCAGCAGGGGGGATATATCCGAGAATCTGAAAAAGGGGGACATTACAAAAGCCAGAAGTATAGCTATTAAAATTCTGGAGGAACTTGAATGCACACACTGA
- the nicX gene encoding 2,5-dihydroxypyridine 5,6-dioxygenase, translated as MLERIFGETIGIKEEEEVLIVSDYNSFEMGEIVRKTVEKLSREVISIIMKQRERDGEEPPGVIAESMRAADVVIAPTSKSLTHTEARKRACRAGARVATMPGITKSMLFSGAMTADYREVRRISDFIARKLTEADEIRIKTEAGTDFKASLKDRKGIADSGDIKKAGTFGNLPAGEAFIAPLEDSDEGRIVFDASMANLGRIAQPVIVEVSNGRAFNVNRPELEELFRSVENSRVIAEIGIGCNPSARITGNVLEDEKAFKTVHIAFGDNNTFGGTNRANLHMDGVMLKPSLWLDGKKIMEEGNFLCFR; from the coding sequence ATGCTTGAGAGAATATTTGGAGAAACCATTGGCATAAAGGAAGAAGAGGAAGTCCTTATAGTAAGTGATTATAATAGCTTCGAGATGGGTGAGATTGTAAGGAAAACTGTCGAGAAGCTAAGTAGAGAAGTTATTTCAATCATTATGAAGCAGAGAGAGAGAGACGGCGAGGAACCACCTGGAGTTATTGCCGAATCTATGAGGGCAGCAGATGTTGTAATTGCTCCAACATCAAAGTCTCTTACCCATACTGAAGCAAGAAAAAGAGCATGCAGGGCAGGAGCCAGAGTTGCCACAATGCCAGGAATAACAAAAAGCATGCTTTTTTCAGGTGCAATGACAGCAGACTATAGAGAAGTTAGGAGAATTTCAGATTTTATTGCCAGGAAGTTAACAGAAGCTGATGAAATAAGGATTAAAACAGAGGCAGGTACAGATTTCAAAGCCAGTCTGAAAGATAGGAAAGGTATTGCTGATTCCGGGGACATAAAAAAAGCTGGAACTTTTGGTAATCTACCTGCCGGAGAAGCATTTATAGCTCCTCTGGAAGATTCTGATGAGGGCAGGATTGTTTTTGATGCCTCTATGGCTAACCTTGGCAGAATAGCCCAGCCTGTGATTGTTGAAGTTAGTAATGGCAGAGCGTTCAATGTGAACAGACCAGAGCTTGAGGAGCTTTTCAGGAGTGTTGAGAATTCAAGGGTTATTGCAGAAATCGGAATAGGCTGCAACCCCAGTGCCAGAATTACGGGAAATGTTCTTGAGGATGAGAAAGCCTTCAAAACAGTGCATATTGCCTTCGGTGACAACAATACTTTTGGAGGAACGAACAGGGCAAATCTTCATATGGATGGAGTGATGCTGAAGCCCAGCCTGTGGCTTGATGGCAAAAAAATAATGGAAGAAGGAAACTTTTTATGCTTTCGGTAA
- a CDS encoding hypothetical protein (phosphate-specific transport system accessory protein PhoU homolog), giving the protein MQARKIYLSGGSTYIMSLPKKWVEKVGLKEGDTVFVMETQSSLIVEMTEKEEDNREVVIKASQVETSEALEKLLISYYLIGYDTLKIILDHKEQLKYRKVARHISEILIGVEIVEDTNEALTLEILLNERKLPTIKALRRIHMIVSSMLSELISVFREGEKALARDITIRENEVDRLYFLVVRQLKGAVRYSHLAEKLGISDPRDALGYRMVVKNFERISDHCENISETYLKLAENDIEDMREFAKILKLVTDAFQKASKSFFSLDMASAQRVFYDMSEINTIHEKTLNKLFQSNIKANRAMLLKGIMDSLNRIASYSTDIAEIAINMSVDVPSK; this is encoded by the coding sequence ATGCAGGCACGCAAGATTTATCTCAGCGGAGGCAGCACATATATAATGTCACTGCCAAAAAAATGGGTTGAAAAGGTAGGTTTAAAAGAGGGGGATACTGTCTTTGTTATGGAAACACAGAGTTCCCTTATAGTAGAAATGACAGAAAAGGAAGAAGATAACAGAGAGGTTGTAATAAAAGCATCACAGGTTGAAACTTCAGAGGCTCTGGAAAAGCTACTGATATCCTACTATCTCATAGGCTACGATACACTCAAGATTATACTTGACCATAAGGAGCAGCTAAAATATAGAAAGGTGGCAAGGCATATATCGGAAATCCTCATTGGAGTTGAAATCGTTGAAGACACCAATGAAGCTCTTACTCTTGAAATCCTTCTCAATGAACGCAAACTTCCAACAATTAAGGCTCTGCGCAGAATTCATATGATAGTTAGCTCAATGCTCTCCGAGCTTATAAGTGTGTTCAGGGAAGGTGAGAAAGCTCTTGCAAGAGACATCACTATAAGAGAGAACGAAGTCGACAGGCTTTATTTTCTTGTTGTCAGACAGCTCAAAGGTGCAGTTAGATACTCCCATCTTGCTGAAAAACTAGGAATCTCAGACCCCAGAGATGCTCTCGGATACAGAATGGTAGTTAAAAATTTTGAGAGGATTTCTGACCACTGTGAGAATATCTCGGAGACCTATCTAAAGCTGGCTGAGAATGACATAGAAGACATGAGAGAATTTGCAAAAATTCTTAAATTGGTAACCGATGCCTTCCAGAAAGCTTCAAAATCTTTCTTTTCTCTTGACATGGCTTCAGCCCAGAGGGTTTTCTATGACATGTCAGAGATAAATACCATACATGAAAAAACACTTAATAAACTCTTCCAGAGCAACATTAAAGCAAACAGGGCAATGCTTCTCAAAGGGATTATGGATAGCCTGAACAGAATAGCAAGTTACTCAACTGACATTGCAGAAATTGCTATAAATATGAGTGTGGATGTTCCTTCAAAGTGA
- the pstS gene encoding phosphate-binding protein PstS precursor, which produces MDKKIILLPLLAVLFLVAGCTGAGTGKTSGSTPVQSAPGAAVKTTPSTPSAPAQTITLTGAGSTFIYPLMSKWSYVYNKLNNVKINYASIGSGGGIRQIVVKTVDFGATDAPLQSYGYSHIHGALTIPESIGGVTLSYNLPGIGKGLKLTGDVIADIYLGKITKWNDKRITAQNPGVNLPDKSIMVVHRSDGSGTTFTFSDYLSSVSATWKEKVGKGKSLSWPVGLGGKGNEGVAGLVRQNPYSIGYVELAYVMQNNMTDAMVKNKAGNYVLPSLDTVKADAAGVTLPKGDGIWSNVSIVNAPGKNAYPISTFTYIVEYPDLSVLPDMTEAKAKALVGFMWWMVHDGQKYAPGLLYVPLPDKVVKIDEETIKLIKYKGQPVLR; this is translated from the coding sequence ATGGATAAGAAGATAATTCTTTTGCCACTTCTGGCAGTTCTGTTTCTAGTAGCAGGATGTACAGGGGCTGGAACAGGTAAGACAAGTGGAAGTACACCTGTTCAGAGTGCACCGGGTGCTGCAGTTAAGACTACGCCAAGTACTCCAAGTGCTCCGGCACAAACAATAACTCTGACTGGTGCAGGGTCAACTTTCATATATCCGTTGATGTCAAAGTGGAGCTATGTTTATAACAAGCTTAATAATGTAAAAATTAACTATGCGAGTATAGGCAGTGGCGGTGGAATAAGGCAGATAGTAGTAAAGACAGTTGATTTTGGTGCCACCGATGCTCCTCTTCAATCATATGGCTATTCACATATACATGGAGCCCTGACTATTCCTGAGAGTATTGGCGGAGTAACGCTTTCATATAATCTTCCGGGTATCGGTAAAGGATTAAAATTAACTGGTGATGTTATTGCAGATATATACTTGGGTAAAATAACAAAATGGAATGATAAGAGAATAACTGCACAGAATCCCGGAGTTAATCTGCCAGATAAAAGCATAATGGTGGTTCATAGAAGTGACGGAAGCGGTACAACCTTTACATTCTCTGACTATCTATCCTCAGTTAGTGCAACATGGAAGGAAAAGGTTGGTAAAGGTAAGTCACTCAGCTGGCCTGTAGGTTTGGGCGGTAAGGGTAACGAAGGAGTTGCCGGACTTGTAAGACAGAATCCCTATTCCATAGGTTATGTGGAGCTTGCATATGTTATGCAGAATAATATGACAGATGCCATGGTGAAGAATAAAGCAGGTAACTATGTGTTGCCTTCCCTCGATACCGTAAAAGCTGATGCTGCAGGAGTAACTCTTCCCAAGGGAGACGGGATATGGTCGAATGTTAGTATAGTCAATGCACCGGGTAAAAACGCTTATCCAATATCAACCTTCACATACATAGTAGAATACCCAGATTTGAGTGTTTTGCCTGATATGACAGAAGCCAAGGCCAAAGCTCTTGTTGGATTCATGTGGTGGATGGTTCATGACGGACAGAAATATGCACCTGGACTCCTCTATGTACCTCTTCCCGATAAAGTGGTGAAGATAGACGAAGAGACCATAAAATTAATAAAATATAAGGGACAACCAGTACTCAGGTGA
- the pstC gene encoding phosphate transport system permease protein PstC, translated as MRFPNFFFSFRKSEGQDRIFQFFMGTVTLISVIFLALILLYELIKGSMPSIQHFGYDFIFSTAWNPVKNEFGALPFIFGTFVSSFLALLIGVPICLGIAVYVTEIASPRISALISPLIELLAAIPSVIIGLWGIFVFAPFVRDYISHFLVKYLGFLPLFEGPDYGLSMLTAGMVLAIMIIPIVSSVSREALLAVPILQKEAALALGATRFEAMIQVILPYARGAIFGAVILGLGRAIGETMAVTMVIGNRPEISASILHPGYTMAAVIANEFTEATANIYLATLIEIGLILFIISIIVNAIARFINWKYLRIQEN; from the coding sequence ATGAGGTTCCCAAACTTTTTTTTTTCTTTTAGAAAGAGTGAAGGTCAGGATAGAATATTCCAGTTCTTTATGGGTACTGTAACTCTAATAAGTGTAATTTTTCTTGCGCTTATACTTTTATACGAATTAATTAAAGGTTCTATGCCATCAATTCAGCATTTTGGTTATGATTTTATATTCAGCACAGCATGGAACCCTGTTAAAAACGAATTTGGTGCTCTCCCTTTTATCTTTGGAACTTTTGTTTCATCTTTTCTGGCTCTACTTATAGGAGTGCCTATATGCCTTGGAATTGCAGTATATGTCACTGAAATTGCGTCACCCAGGATAAGTGCACTTATATCTCCTTTAATCGAACTTCTCGCTGCGATTCCAAGTGTGATTATTGGTCTCTGGGGAATATTTGTATTTGCTCCCTTTGTCAGGGATTATATCTCCCATTTCCTTGTCAAGTATCTAGGTTTTTTACCTTTATTTGAGGGGCCTGATTATGGTCTTTCAATGCTCACGGCAGGAATGGTGCTGGCAATAATGATTATACCTATTGTTTCGTCTGTTTCGAGAGAGGCTTTGCTGGCTGTACCTATACTTCAGAAGGAAGCTGCTCTCGCTCTGGGTGCAACGAGGTTTGAAGCCATGATTCAGGTTATCCTGCCCTATGCAAGAGGTGCAATATTCGGCGCAGTTATACTTGGTCTTGGAAGAGCTATAGGTGAAACTATGGCTGTGACTATGGTTATAGGAAACAGACCAGAAATATCCGCTTCTATTCTTCATCCAGGTTATACTATGGCTGCTGTAATAGCAAATGAATTTACTGAAGCAACTGCAAATATTTACCTTGCAACTCTGATTGAGATTGGTCTTATTCTCTTTATTATTTCCATAATTGTGAATGCAATAGCCAGATTTATTAATTGGAAATATCTGAGAATTCAGGAGAATTAA
- the pstA gene encoding phosphate transport system permease protein PstA has protein sequence MLERKLKDKIFTVFCIGSAILALIPLMSMLSTIIFRGFSVINLDFLTQLPTPVGTPGGGFGNAIQGSIITCGIASIIGIPLGVIAGMYLAEYKKSSFSKLVSFTADVLTGVPSIITGVFAYLLIVLRFGGFSAFAGGVALATMMIPFIVRTTEESMKMVPWNTREASIALGATKWQTTLFVVLGAARFGIITGILLIIARISGETAPLLFTAFGSRFWSNGVFKPVTALPLMIYNYAISPFNSWHNMAWGGALVLVAGIFSLNIIIRLIAGRR, from the coding sequence ATGTTGGAGAGAAAGTTAAAAGATAAAATTTTCACTGTATTCTGTATTGGTAGTGCTATTCTTGCTCTGATACCTCTGATGAGTATGCTCTCTACTATTATATTCAGGGGTTTTTCTGTGATTAATCTAGACTTTCTGACGCAGCTTCCTACACCGGTGGGTACGCCCGGAGGGGGCTTTGGAAATGCTATACAGGGTAGCATAATAACGTGTGGAATAGCCAGTATAATAGGTATTCCTCTCGGAGTAATTGCTGGAATGTATCTTGCAGAGTATAAGAAAAGTAGCTTCAGCAAGCTTGTGAGCTTCACAGCTGATGTACTTACAGGGGTGCCTTCGATTATAACCGGTGTCTTTGCCTATCTTTTGATTGTATTGCGTTTCGGAGGTTTCTCGGCCTTTGCCGGGGGGGTGGCACTGGCTACAATGATGATACCTTTTATAGTAAGAACAACTGAAGAGTCAATGAAAATGGTGCCATGGAATACAAGAGAAGCTTCTATAGCTCTCGGCGCAACCAAGTGGCAAACAACCTTATTTGTTGTACTGGGTGCTGCAAGGTTTGGAATTATTACCGGAATCCTTCTTATTATTGCAAGAATATCTGGTGAAACTGCACCTTTGCTTTTCACAGCCTTCGGCAGTAGATTCTGGTCTAATGGTGTGTTCAAACCTGTAACCGCTCTTCCACTTATGATATACAACTATGCAATATCACCCTTTAATTCCTGGCACAATATGGCATGGGGAGGTGCCCTTGTTCTGGTTGCAGGAATTTTTTCCCTTAACATAATTATAAGACTTATTGCCGGCAGGAGATGA
- the pstB3_1 gene encoding phosphate import ATP-binding protein PstB 3 yields MNNKMQILNLTAGFGDTEVLKNITMDIPENKVVTIIGPSGCGKSTFVRCLDRLHEVIRGAWTKGKVLLDGSDIYMEDPIDLRRRVGMVFQMPNPFPKSIYDNVAFGPRLHGTRDKKSLDKIVEESLKKAALWNGVKDRLKDNALSLSGGQQQRLCIARALAVEPEVILMDEPTSSLDPVASAEIEDLILDLKKRYTVVIVTHNMQQAARIGDFTAFFLLGKLIEYGETAQIFENPKDKKTEDYITGRFG; encoded by the coding sequence ATGAATAACAAGATGCAGATTCTGAACCTAACAGCAGGCTTTGGAGATACTGAGGTACTTAAAAATATTACAATGGATATACCTGAGAATAAAGTTGTAACAATTATAGGTCCCAGTGGATGTGGCAAAAGCACCTTTGTGAGGTGTCTCGACAGACTCCATGAGGTTATCAGAGGTGCCTGGACTAAGGGTAAAGTTCTGCTGGATGGCTCTGATATCTATATGGAGGACCCTATTGACCTGAGGAGAAGGGTGGGAATGGTTTTTCAGATGCCCAATCCCTTCCCAAAGAGTATATATGACAATGTGGCTTTTGGACCAAGGCTACATGGAACACGAGATAAAAAATCTCTGGATAAAATAGTGGAAGAAAGTTTAAAAAAGGCAGCTCTGTGGAATGGTGTAAAGGACAGACTTAAGGATAATGCATTATCCCTCAGTGGAGGTCAGCAGCAGAGATTGTGTATTGCAAGAGCTCTTGCAGTTGAACCAGAGGTGATTCTGATGGATGAACCTACATCATCTCTTGACCCTGTGGCTTCTGCGGAAATTGAAGACCTTATTCTCGACCTCAAGAAGAGATATACTGTGGTTATAGTTACACACAATATGCAGCAGGCTGCAAGAATTGGCGATTTTACGGCATTTTTTCTTCTTGGCAAACTGATAGAATATGGAGAGACTGCCCAGATATTTGAGAATCCAAAAGATAAGAAAACAGAAGACTATATAACAGGAAGGTTTGGGTAA
- a CDS encoding hypothetical protein (phosphate-specific transport system accessory protein PhoU homolog), whose translation MARKALEEGLNEIRNNTIKLGELTKEAIIKSVESLKNRDIEMAEKVMELEEKSDIINLEIDEDALRMTALQQPVAKDLRFISAMIKISDNFERICDLAEKIAHITIKYKEKKFLKPLIDIPRMASVIAEMIDIDLEAIENDTSPSVDKLIEKDDLIDNLYIQIYNELISFMIRDPKNIDDATDLLFVARHLERIGDIAAKTGAKIVYMVEGRRVWIK comes from the coding sequence ATGGCAAGAAAAGCTCTTGAAGAAGGATTGAATGAGATAAGAAATAATACAATTAAGCTGGGAGAACTAACAAAAGAAGCTATCATTAAATCTGTTGAATCTCTCAAAAATAGAGATATTGAAATGGCAGAGAAAGTTATGGAGCTTGAAGAGAAAAGCGATATTATAAACCTTGAAATAGATGAGGATGCCCTCAGAATGACTGCTCTCCAGCAGCCTGTGGCAAAGGACCTCAGGTTTATAAGTGCAATGATAAAGATAAGCGATAACTTCGAAAGAATATGTGACCTTGCAGAAAAAATTGCACACATAACAATTAAGTATAAGGAAAAGAAGTTTCTCAAACCTTTAATTGATATTCCGAGAATGGCTTCAGTTATTGCCGAGATGATTGACATTGACTTGGAGGCAATTGAAAATGACACATCACCCTCTGTGGATAAACTTATAGAGAAGGATGACCTTATTGATAATCTTTATATTCAGATTTATAATGAGCTTATTTCCTTTATGATAAGAGACCCGAAAAATATAGATGATGCAACAGACCTTCTCTTTGTGGCGAGACACCTTGAGAGAATAGGTGATATCGCAGCAAAAACAGGAGCAAAGATAGTATATATGGTCGAAGGTAGAAGAGTATGGATTAAATGA